A single region of the Cyclopterus lumpus isolate fCycLum1 chromosome 16, fCycLum1.pri, whole genome shotgun sequence genome encodes:
- the rrnad1 gene encoding protein RRNAD1 isoform X3 encodes MFTWSPSAEQQRQLAERLTTFLSPYGYLSDSYIIEFFSKDHWHSLPTRWQSVLQDLTSQQVADLLLDRGHGDRRYPSPWPLSLLAFRATAHALAFPRERRPQRGGGGGSLPADEFLDNQSQSSLLGHIFRKHVKPKKQHEIRKLGSLVKQLCDQTDCSTVVDVGSGQGHLTRFLSFGLGLSVTAIEADHALVATASKFDGQLLCALEKEGQKENCSSLVPVSHSPPRHVVGWVNPNASWEAFIEQLSAAQLVNESPPTPSGPSKKSPRGSEQVQPPGSHAVETSSRPGSTEPESTEPGSTEPESTEPGSTEPESTEPESTEPESTEPKSTEPESTEPESTEPESTEPGSTEPESTEPESTEPESTEPESTSRRQLTKNEPEEASPDFVLTGLHACGDLSATLLRHFVNCPHVRGITSVACCYMKTTTKENPDPPGLADRDADPSEFGYPMSSWVGGLPGHRLSYKAREGACHAVEDYARRLREGSEALRTHCYRAALETFIADARPDLRRAGIQTIKKAHLLPFTDRCPRSGTPVWAWLGSACPPGCPWTRSRWRPC; translated from the exons ATGTTTACATGGAGCCCTTCAGCGGAACAACAAAGACAGCTGGCGGAGAGACTCACGACGTTCCTGTCCCCTTACGGCTACCTGTCCGACTCCTATATCATC GAGTTCTTCTCCAAAGATCACTGGCACTCGTTGCCCACCAGGTGGCAGTCCGTGCTGCAGGATCTGACGTCACAGCAGGTTGCAGACCTCCTACTGGATCGCGGGCATGGAGACAGgag ATATCCTTCGCCGTGGCCTCTGTCCCTCCTGGCGTTTCGTGCCACCGCTCACGCTCTGGCGTTCCCCAGAGAGCGCCGGCCGCagcgaggcggcggcggcggttcGCTGCCGGCCGACGAGTTCCTGGACAACCAGAGTCAGAGCTCGCTGCTggggcacatattcaggaaGCACGTCAAACCCAAGAAACAGCACGAGATCCGCAAGCTGGGCTCG CTGGTGAAACAGCTGTGTGACCAGACCGACTGCAGCACCGTGGTGGACGTTGGCTCCGGACAG GGTCACCTGACTCGTTTCCTGTCCTTCGGCCTCGGACTGTCTGTCACCGCCATTGAGGCGGATCACGCCCTGGTCGCCACGGCGTCGAAGTTTGACGGACAGTTGCTGTGCGCCTTGGAGAAGGAAGGGCAGAAAGAG AACTGCTCCTCTCTGGTCCCGGTGTCACATTCGCCTCCCCGCCACGTGGTCGGTTGGGTAAACCCCAATGCATCATGGGAGGCCTTCATCGAGCAGCTGAGTGCCGCACAACTTGTCAACGAAAGTCCCCCGACTCCATCCGGGCCCAGCAAAAAGAGTCCGCGGGGCTCTGAGCAGGTCCAACCTCCCGGTTCCCATGCGGTAGAGACCTCGTCGCGTCCTGGCTCCACAGAACCCGAATCCACAGAACCCGGCTCCACAGAACCCGAATCCACAGAACCCGGCTCCACAGAACCTGAATCCACAGAACCCGAATCCACAGAACCCGAATCCACAGAACCTAAATCCACAGAACCCGAATCCACAGAACCCGAATCCACAGAACCCGAATCCACAGAACCCGGCTCCACAGAACCTGAATCCACAGAACCTGAATCCACAGAACCTGAATCCACAGAACCTGAATCCACATCACGTCGGCAGCTCACAAAGAACGAGCCCGAGGAGGCGTCCCCGGACTTCGTCCTCACCGGTCTCCACGCCTGCGGCGACCTCAGCGCCACCCTCCTCCGCCACTTTGTCAACTGCCCGCACGTGCGCGGCATCACCTCCGTGGCGTGCTGCTACATGAAAACCACCACCAAAGAAAACCCCGACCCTCCGGGTCTGGCGGACCGAGACGCCGACCCCTCAGAGTTCGGCTACCCAATGAGCTCCTGGGTGGGGGGGCTGCCGGGGCATCGGCTGTCCTATAAGGCGAGGGAGGGGGCGTGTCACGCCGTGGAGGACTACGCTCGGAGGCTCCGGGAGGGCAGCGAGGCGCTGAGGACGCACTGTTACCGGGCCGCGCTGGAGACCTTCATCGCGGACGCGAGACCGGATCTGCGGAGGGCGGGAATCCAGACCATAAAGAAAGCCCACTTACTGCCATTTACAGA CCGCTGTCCCCGCTCAGGTACGCCCGTCTGGGCCTGG
- the isg20l2 gene encoding interferon-stimulated 20 kDa exonuclease-like 2 isoform X1, with amino-acid sequence MSADTNGTTEDGDRVEEVSERNSAPPAFEETTVDPNTSVTMSNFWLNLCYSDDSARRRPPRGNRGRYKGFQHRAHPLEQRGFPEGRDLIHHRHDPHLRQNGGFTHYAGSPHPRGAASASPSAASTSTHQLPSCSATNRGCHGRPASRKPPPAAAAASSAPSAHRPSPACSHKPAAAVAAHRPSPSCSHKPAAAQTSAGIPTKYLALDCEMVGTGPKGSISQLARCSLVSYEGDVVYDKFINPSMPVTDYRTRWSGIRRCDLVNAMPYVEARKEILRLLMGKVVIGHAVHNDFKVLGYSHPAALTRDTSRIPLLNLRAGFAVAECASLKRLTKAILNRDIQTGKKGHSSVEDAKATMELYRVVEVEWERKLASRSQAC; translated from the exons ATGTCAGCCGATACAAACGGGACTACAGAGGACGGCGACCGCGTCGAGGAGGTCAGCGAACGCAACTCTGCCCCGCCTGCGTTTGAGGAAACGACCGTGGACCCCAACACCTCCGTGACCATGTCGAACTTTTGGCTCAACTTGTGCTACAGCGATGACTCTGCGCGGCGGAGACCTCCGAGGGGGAACCGGGGGAGATACAAGGGGTTTCAACACAGGGCGCATCCTCTCGAGCAGCGGGGCTTCCCGGAAGGTCGCGACCTGATCCACCACAGACACGACCCGCATCTGCGCCAAAACGGCGGCTTTACGCACTACGCGGGTTCCCCGCATCCTCGCGGCGCAGCCAGCGCTTCGCCCTCCGCGGCCTCGACGTCCACACACCAGCTGCCTTCCTGCTCTGCGACCAACAGGGGCTGCCACGGGAGGCCGGCGAGCAGAAAACCGCCGCCggctgccgccgccgcctcctccgccCCCTCCGCCCACCGGCCCTCGCCGGCGTGCAGCCACAAACCTGCCGCCGCCGTCGCCGCCCACCGGCCCTCGCCGTCGTGCAGCCACAAACCCGCCGCCGCGCAAACGTCGGCGGGAATCCCCACCAAGTACCTGGCTCTGGACTGCGAGATGGTGGGCACGGGGCCGAAGGGGAGCATCAGCCAGCTGGCCCGCTGCAGCCTGGTGTCCTACGAGGGAGACGTGGTTTACGATAAATTCATCAACCCCTCCATGCCCGTCACCGACTACCGCACCCGGTGGAGCGGCATTCGGCGCTGCGACCTCGTCAACGCCATGCCGTACGTAGAGGCCcggaaggag ATCCTGAGGCTGCTCATGGGCAAGGTGGTGATCGGCCACGCCGTCCACAACGACTTCAAGGTGCTCGGGTACTCGCACCCCGCCGCCCTGACCAGAGACACGTCTCGGATCCCGCTGCTCAACCTGAGGGCCGGCTTCGCCGTGGCCGAGTGCGCCTCGCTGAAGAGGCTCACCAAGGCCATCCTCAACCGGGACATCCAG ACCGGGAAGAAGGGCCACTCTTCTGTGGAGGACGCCAAGGCCACCATGGAGCTTTACAgagtggtggaggtggagtggGAGAGGAAGCTGGCCTCCAGGTCCCAGGCCTGCTAG
- the isg20l2 gene encoding interferon-stimulated 20 kDa exonuclease-like 2 isoform X2 yields the protein MSADTNGTTEDGDRVEEVSERNSAPPAFEETTVDPNTSVTMSNFWLNLCYSDDSARRRPPRGNRGRYKGFQHRAHPLEQRGFPEGRDLIHHRHDPHLRQNGGFTHYAGSPHPRGAASASPSAASTSTHQLPSCSATNRGCHGRPASRKPPPAAAAASSAPSAHRPSPACSHKPAAAVAAHRPSPSCSHKPAAAQTSAGIPTKYLALDCEMVGTGPKGSISQLARCSLVSYEGDVVYDKFINPSMPVTDYRTRWSGIRRCDLVNAMPYVEARKEILRLLMGKVVIGHAVHNDFKVLGYSHPAALTRDTSRIPLLNLRAGFAVAECASLKRLTKAILNRDIQVNAARC from the exons ATGTCAGCCGATACAAACGGGACTACAGAGGACGGCGACCGCGTCGAGGAGGTCAGCGAACGCAACTCTGCCCCGCCTGCGTTTGAGGAAACGACCGTGGACCCCAACACCTCCGTGACCATGTCGAACTTTTGGCTCAACTTGTGCTACAGCGATGACTCTGCGCGGCGGAGACCTCCGAGGGGGAACCGGGGGAGATACAAGGGGTTTCAACACAGGGCGCATCCTCTCGAGCAGCGGGGCTTCCCGGAAGGTCGCGACCTGATCCACCACAGACACGACCCGCATCTGCGCCAAAACGGCGGCTTTACGCACTACGCGGGTTCCCCGCATCCTCGCGGCGCAGCCAGCGCTTCGCCCTCCGCGGCCTCGACGTCCACACACCAGCTGCCTTCCTGCTCTGCGACCAACAGGGGCTGCCACGGGAGGCCGGCGAGCAGAAAACCGCCGCCggctgccgccgccgcctcctccgccCCCTCCGCCCACCGGCCCTCGCCGGCGTGCAGCCACAAACCTGCCGCCGCCGTCGCCGCCCACCGGCCCTCGCCGTCGTGCAGCCACAAACCCGCCGCCGCGCAAACGTCGGCGGGAATCCCCACCAAGTACCTGGCTCTGGACTGCGAGATGGTGGGCACGGGGCCGAAGGGGAGCATCAGCCAGCTGGCCCGCTGCAGCCTGGTGTCCTACGAGGGAGACGTGGTTTACGATAAATTCATCAACCCCTCCATGCCCGTCACCGACTACCGCACCCGGTGGAGCGGCATTCGGCGCTGCGACCTCGTCAACGCCATGCCGTACGTAGAGGCCcggaaggag ATCCTGAGGCTGCTCATGGGCAAGGTGGTGATCGGCCACGCCGTCCACAACGACTTCAAGGTGCTCGGGTACTCGCACCCCGCCGCCCTGACCAGAGACACGTCTCGGATCCCGCTGCTCAACCTGAGGGCCGGCTTCGCCGTGGCCGAGTGCGCCTCGCTGAAGAGGCTCACCAAGGCCATCCTCAACCGGGACATCCAGGTGAACGCAGCGAGGTGTTAA